Genomic window (Fibrobacter sp. UWB2):
TAGAAAGCATGGCCCCTTGTATAGTACCCCCCGCACGTCCCGTACTTATACGTCAAAATCGTATCACGATTGCTTTCCGTTTTCCAAGCAAATTCCTTATTCTTGCACAGGTAATACATACCATTATGTTCAACTATGGAAACCGCTTTTACCTTGCATAGCCCCAAAGTATCTTCAAGAAGCGAAGGCAAACGGAAGAAAGTATTATTCCAATTACTTCCATCGTACTCGCAAATAAATTTACGACCGTAATACGCGCTTTTTTTATTCAAGATTTCTGAATAGCAAGTATCACACCGCGGAAACCCTATCCCGTAAGCCCCACTAAAAAATTTATACGAATAATTTTCATCATCATAATCCTTATCCCTTGAGCCGCTCTTAAAGCGAAGGTAGCCTTTTTCATAAACTTGTTCAAAAGTCGAGAGCCACGCATCTGCGGCACGGACAATTATCGAAGAATCAATACTCCCCGATTTGGCAAACGAATCGCGAAATTCGATAAAGTCATGATAAAAGACGCTATCCGAAATCTCGTGCCTGCAATAAACGAAAGGAGCGAGGTCATACTTTTTCCCGAACACATCACTTAAATCAGCACCAAATACGCGCCCCAGTTCCGCAAAAGCCGTATCTACAGCATCATCAAAATCATAGTCCTCTTTTTGCACAAGCGTTTCAATTCGCTTCGATGCAAGCGCCGCATAAAAGTTCTGATTTAATTTCGAGAAGTTTCCCGCTCTAGAAAGGCGCATGTACTGCACAAATTCCATTTGTTTCTGTTCGCCTTCGGCCGGGAAAACAGTCACAATCTTGAGGTACGGATATTCGTAATCGCGATTATCATGGATGAACTTATAAACATCCACAGGATATAATTCAAAAGAATCCCGCGGATTCAGCTTTCTATCGACGGTCACAATCCTGAAGTATTCCGGCGTCATGGAAGGCAAGTACTGGACACTGCCCTGCACTTCTGTCGGAGAAAACCGGACCCCGAATTCATCGTAACGTTCAAGAGCCCGCTCCTCCCCATCATCAAAGGAGGAACAGGCCACAAGCCACAACGCAGCTGTCAGTAGAAACGCTTTTATAAAGTTCACCATGAAATCTCTATTTATACATACACGACTTCGTTACCGACGCGAGGCGTTTCCGTACGATTCGGGAGTCCCGATTCCGTATCGGCATAGCCAATTGCGACAGAGGCATACACGCGTTCATCTTCCTTGAGCCCGAGGCCACGCAAGTATGAGAGAAGCGTCGGGTCTTCGTTCAGCCACTTGAGCTGATTGATGTAGCAACTGCCGAGGTCAAGTTCGTTTGCAGCAAGCATCATGTTTTCGACAGCGCAGGCAACATCGGCCATATTGTTGCCGTATTCCTTCTTGTTCGCAACGACGATAAGCACGGGCGCCGTGTAGCAGAAAGAATAATTGCCCTTGCGCGAAAGCGTGATAGAATTCTTGAGGCTCTTGTA
Coding sequences:
- a CDS encoding nitroreductase family protein; protein product: YKSLKNSITLSRKGNYSFCYTAPVLIVVANKKEYGNNMADVACAVENMMLAANELDLGSCYINQLKWLNEDPTLLSYLRGLGLKEDERVYASVAIGYADTESGLPNRTETPRVGNEVVYV